One window from the genome of Salvia miltiorrhiza cultivar Shanhuang (shh) chromosome 7, IMPLAD_Smil_shh, whole genome shotgun sequence encodes:
- the LOC130995069 gene encoding uncharacterized protein LOC130995069, translated as MLRLKPAFRKPPPPRRCCTDGGVSDPHSDILSRESMIHIRSRAYYSRRCKEGMPTNIESLPKELLFEILLRLPADHLYERARLVCRRWYRIIHSHAFINEKMHGATYGLLLSPVKGNTLPLYVTADADGGILKSELNHISKLGVLATCNGLVLELDDKRFPRLANPATRQSFLLPPYPKGRMYCQFHCGLACSAAGPALGIGEGCDRLGPRAEWGPNFFIFIAIII; from the exons ATGCTTCGTTTGAAACCAGCCTTCCGCAAGCCACCGCCTCCGCGCCGCTGCTGCACCGACGGCGGCGTTTCGGATCCTCATTCCGACATTCTTAGTAGAGAATCG ATGATACACATTAGAAGTCGGGCTTATTATTCCCGGAGGTGTAAAGAGGGGATGCCAACAAACATAGAGTCCCTCCCCAAAGAGCTATTGTTCGAAATCCTCCTCCGTTTGCCGGCCGATCATCTCTACGAGAGAGCGAGGCTCGTGTGCCGGCGGTGGTACCGCATTATCCATTCTCATGCCTTCATCAACGAGAAGATGCACGGTGCTACCTATGGACTCCTCCTATCACCCGTAAAGGGTAATACACTGCCACTTTATGTAACAGCTGACGCAGATGGTGGAATCCTCAAATCTGAGCTAAATCACATCTCCAAATTGGGAGTTCTTGCTACCTGCAACGGTTTGGTTCTGGAGTTGGACGACAAACGCTTCCCTCGTCTTGCGAATCCTGCAACGAGGCAGTCATTCCTCCTCCCACCGTATCCTAAAGGGCGCATGTATTGCCAGTTCCACTGTGGTTTAGCATGCTCTGCAGCAGGCCCGGCCCTGGGCATAGGCGAGGGGTGCGACCGCCTAGGGCCCAGGGCAGAATGGGgccccaatttttttatttttattgctattattatatga